One window from the genome of Eucalyptus grandis isolate ANBG69807.140 chromosome 7, ASM1654582v1, whole genome shotgun sequence encodes:
- the LOC104455470 gene encoding LOW QUALITY PROTEIN: epoxide hydrolase 3 (The sequence of the model RefSeq protein was modified relative to this genomic sequence to represent the inferred CDS: inserted 2 bases in 2 codons), producing the protein MVNTVKIYKPLLRATMKLAGVRPQKIEVEPGTVMNIWAPSRSKENANNGKKPAVVFLHGFVGDGILTWQFQVLALAXDYAVYVPDLLFFGGSSTGDGRRTVGFQAECPXKGLAKLGVQRCTVVGFSYGAMVAFRLAELQPELVESVVATSSGPVVTESPSRECLERLGFPTWSEVLLPDSASALKKLLEIGSFHFPRLPKCVFKHALEVLFDCRKERAELLEASVIPDKDFAFPQYSQKVHLVWGENDRIFPAEVAKSLKENLGDNATLVCIEKAGHIVALERPFVYNKCLKKILASIYKAGHTK; encoded by the exons atgGTGAACACTGTCAAGATTTACAAGCCCTTGTTGCGAGCGACCATGAAGCTCGCCGGCGTGAGACCTCAAAAGATCGAGGTCGAACCGGGGACTGTCATGAACATCTGGGCTCCGAGCCGATCCAAGGAGAATGCAAACAACGGTAAAAAACCTGCCGTCGTCTTCCTCCACGGCTTCGTTGGCGATGGCATCCTGACGTGGCAGTTCCAAGTCCTCGCCCTTG GGGACTATGCAGTCTACGTGCCGGACCTCCTCTTCTTCGGTGGTTCCTCCACCGGCGATGGCCGCCGGACTGTGGGATTCCAGGCGGAGTGCC GCAAGGGGCTGGCAAAGCTGGGAGTGCAGCGGTGCACAGTGGTCGGGTTCAGCTACGGCGCGATGGTGGCGTTCAGGTTGGCCGAGTTGCAGCCTGAGCTGGTCGAGTCGGTGGTGGCGACGTCCTCCGGCCCGGTGGTGACAGAGTCGCCGAGCCGAGAGTGCTTAGAGAGGTTGGGGTTTCCGACATGGTCGGAAGTTCTGTTGCCCGATTCGGCGAGTGCACTCAAGAAGTTGCTTGAAATTGGCAGCTTCCACTTCCCTAGACTCCCCAAATGTGTTTTCAAGCACGCTTTAGAG GTCTTATTTGACTGCAGAAAAGAGAGAGCCGAATTGCTGGAGGCTTCGGTCATTCCAGACAAGGATTTCGCTTTCCCGCAGTACTCTCAG AAGGTGCATCTGGTTTGGGGCGAGAATGACAGGATCTTCCCTGCTGAAGTAGCCAAATCACTGAAAGA AAATTTGGGAGATAATGCAACACTGGTATGCATTgagaaagcaggccatattgTTGCTTTGGAGAGACCTTTCGTCTACAATAAATGTTTGAAGAAAATTCTGGCCTCTATTTACAAAGCTGGACACACAAAATAG